Below is a genomic region from Candidatus Atribacteria bacterium ADurb.Bin276.
TAACCGGTTTTGGAATAATTATTTTTTTAAGTCTTATTCTTATGGTTGGTTGCACAAATAATAGTATGTTTGGATCTCCGGAAAATGAACCAGATGTACTTGGTTTGGTTGTAACACCGGGACAATGTTTTGCTAACCAAAATCTTAACCCTCAGGATTTGACAACAAATCCTTTACCAAATGCACAAGTTCATTTTTATGGAAGTGAAAGTGGAAAACTTGAACAAGTTGGTTCGACCTCTACAAATGGAACTGTAGTCGGAGATAAACTATCATCTTCAGGATATCTTATCTTTGCCTTTCGAGAATACCCAGAAGGTTCCAAACAATTTGTCATACTTAAAAAAGCAGTAGTTAATGGTTTATCTCAAGGAATAAGTAATATTGGTGAAATCAATTCCTATACCACGGCTCAGGTGATTATCTGGGAACAAGCGAATCTTCTTTATGGTAAAAACTTTATTCCCTTTAATCCAATCGACCAATCCTGGAGTTTTATACCCTCAAATCTTATCCTTCCAGTGAGTGAAATTAATAACTTAATCCCCAATGATAAACTCCTCAATTCAGTTGAAGTAGCTCTTCAAGAATGTCGAGATCCTCAAAAGGACAGTTCGGTCATTAAATATGCCAAAGAAATTGCCAAAGCTAATTTTGGTTCTCCCGAACCAACTCCACAATCAACACCGGTTATTATTTACCCGACTCCTTGTATTGCTCCCTTGCCAGATGTTAAATTTTCACTTACTGTTGATGGATATACTGTAACATTTAAAAATTTATCAACGAAAGCTTCTCGTTATATATGGGATTATGGTGATGGAAAAAAATCAATAACATTAGCCCCCTCCCATTCTCATACCTATAAAACTGCTGGTTCATATTTAGTGACCCTTACTGCTTATAATGTCTGCGGTAATTCGATAAGTACGGCACAGATGATTGATAATGTTGGAGAAGTTAGTAATTTAGAAAATAATTCAGCAGGCATGGGTATCAGTTATTAAT
It encodes:
- a CDS encoding PKD domain protein, translated to MIKNITGFGIIIFLSLILMVGCTNNSMFGSPENEPDVLGLVVTPGQCFANQNLNPQDLTTNPLPNAQVHFYGSESGKLEQVGSTSTNGTVVGDKLSSSGYLIFAFREYPEGSKQFVILKKAVVNGLSQGISNIGEINSYTTAQVIIWEQANLLYGKNFIPFNPIDQSWSFIPSNLILPVSEINNLIPNDKLLNSVEVALQECRDPQKDSSVIKYAKEIAKANFGSPEPTPQSTPVIIYPTPCIAPLPDVKFSLTVDGYTVTFKNLSTKASRYIWDYGDGKKSITLAPSHSHTYKTAGSYLVTLTAYNVCGNSISTAQMIDNVGEVSNLENNSAGMGISY